The following DNA comes from Teredinibacter haidensis.
CGTTGCGTAGCCCGAACGATATAGGCTTTCATCATTAGCGATACCGTTAGAGCGACGATAAAGGCGCCGGCAAAGATGTACAGTGTGGTTTCATAGCTACCGGTCATTTCGCGCAATGCAGCATTCAGCTGTGGCCCTACAATGCCCGCTAATGCCCATGCGGTCAGTACGTAACCGTGAATAGCACCCAGTTCTTTAGTTCCGAACAAGTCACCGATAAAGGCAGGGAGAGTTGCGAATCCACCACCGTAACAAGTGAGAATGGTGTACAAAACGATCTGGAACAAAATCACACTAGTGATATTAGGTAAAGCCCAGAAGAGTACGATCTGCAGGATAAAGAAAGCCATATAGGTGTTGCCACGGCCCAGGAAGTCGGAGAACGACGCCCAGCCGATACGACCTAAGCCGTTGAACAGTGCCATTGCACCCACAACTGCTGCCGCTTCTGCTGCGGAAAGGCCAATACTTTCCTGTGCCAGTGGAGACGCAGAGTAGATAACACCGATACCACAGCTGATGTTGATAAACATCATGATCCACAGGCCGTAGAAAGGACCGGTTTTAACCGCTTCGTTCGCAGTCTGTTGGCTAAGATCGGCGGTAATTGTTTTCTTACCAGAGCTGATAGCTTCTTTCATACCATCTGGCATCCAACCCTGAGGGGGACGTTCCAGATAAGTGGCAGATGCGAGCATGACGGCGAGGTAGACGCCACCCATAATCATAAAGGCGGCGGGGATGCTAATGTTTTCGATAATGCTGTTAAAGCTAACACTGGCGATACTTGCACCAAAGCCGAAACCCATAATAGCGAGGC
Coding sequences within:
- a CDS encoding L-lactate MFS transporter, translating into MKNRWLIALSGVGIHVSIGSVYSWSVFNLPLASTYSWENTWAGQTFGESSAIAMTFSLAIFFLGTSAAIMGHFVERRGPRASGTLAAMFFGCGMILAGIGTWVSNIYLLWLGYGVLGGIGLGIGYITPVSTLVKWFPDRRGLATGLAIMGFGFGASIASVSFNSIIENISIPAAFMIMGGVYLAVMLASATYLERPPQGWMPDGMKEAISSGKKTITADLSQQTANEAVKTGPFYGLWIMMFINISCGIGVIYSASPLAQESIGLSAAEAAAVVGAMALFNGLGRIGWASFSDFLGRGNTYMAFFILQIVLFWALPNITSVILFQIVLYTILTCYGGGFATLPAFIGDLFGTKELGAIHGYVLTAWALAGIVGPQLNAALREMTGSYETTLYIFAGAFIVALTVSLMMKAYIVRATQRNAAAENSDAAMPEQA